TGGCGGCCGGCCTCGCGCTGCCGCTGCTCGGCCTGCTCGGCTATCAGCCGGGCGCCACCGACGCCGATGCACGGCTGGCGCTGGCCGCGGTCTATGGATTGGTGCCGCTGGCGCTCAAGGCGGCCGCCTGCGTGCTGCTGTGGCGCCATGCGGACTGGCTGGAACCGGAAGCGGAGCCCGAATCGAAGAGCGAAACGGGAACCGGAATTGCAACCGATGCCGAATACGGAGAACTGAAATCGTGAACTCGATGCTGTGGCGGATGAGGAGCTTCATCGGTGCGTTGTGCGCCGCGCTGCTGGTGGCCGGGTGTGGCGGCGTGGCGGTCGATCGCTATGCCGGGCAGACGCCGGCCATGGACCTGCGTACCTACTTCAACGGCACGGTCAATGGCTGGGGCATGTTCCAGGACCGCGGCGGCGAGGTGGTCAAGCGCTTCACGGTGCGCATCGACGCACGCTGGGAAGGCGATACCGGCACGCTGGACGAACACTTTTCCTGGAGTGATGGCACGACCAGCCGTCGCGTTTGGACCATCAAGGATCTGGGCAACGGCCGCTACACCGGCCGCGCCGACGACGTGGTCGGCGAGGCGACCGGCGAAGCGAGCGGCAGTGCGCTGCGCTGGCGTTACGTGCTGGCGCTGCCGGTAGATGGCAGCGTCTACAACGTCGACTTTGACGACTGGATGTACATGATCGACGACAAGGTGATGCTGAACCGCTCGGCGATGAGCAAGTTCGGCATCCACCTCGGCGAGGTGACGCTGTCGTTCACCCGCGGCGCACCCTGATGTTCGCGCCGCTGAATCCGCCGCTGGCCGACTGGTCGGGCAAACGCGTCTGGCTCATAGGCGCATCGTCCGGCATCGGTGAAGCGCTGGCGCGCCGCTTGATGGCCCAGGGCGCGCGGGTGGCGCTGTCGGCGCGCAGTGCTGACAAGCTGGCGGCGTTGTGTTCGGTGTCTGCGCAGGCGGCCGCGCTGCCGCTCGATGTGGCCGAACCTGACGCATTGGCCGATGCGGCTGCCACGCTCACCGCGCGCTGGGGTGGCATCGATGTCGTGCTGTTCGTCGCCGCACGTTATCAGGCGGTGCGTGCCTGGGAGCTGGATCCGGCGGACATCGACGCCACGCTCAACACCAATGTCGCCGCCGTCATGAAGGGCTGTGCCGCGGTGCTGCCGGGCATGCTGGCCGCGCAGTCGGGTGCGCTCGTCATCCTGTCCAGCGTGGCGGGATATCGCGGCCTGCCGAAGGCCATCATCTACGGCGCGACCAAGGCGGCGCTGATCAATTTCGCCGAAACGCTCTTCATGGACGTTCGGCCGCGCGGACTGGGCGTGCATCTGGTGTGCCCCGGCTTCGTCGAAACGCCGCTGACCGCACAGAACGACTTCAAGATGCCGGCGCTCATTACCGCCGACGAGGCGGCCGGTCACATCCTGAACGGCCTCGCCCGCGGTGACTTCCACATCCACTTTCCGCGTCGCTTCACGCGCTGGCTGCTGCTGCTGCGACTGCTGCCCTACCGGTTGTATTTCGCCGCGGTACGGCGGATGACCGGGCTTTGAGCTCGGCAGTGCCTGAACTCAGCGCGCTTCAACCGTTGCGCTGTTGTCGTCCCGACGCATCGAAAGCCCCGACAGCCAGTCCAGCACGCAGTAGAACGCACCGGCGGCAATCGGCGGGTTGGCGGCAGTGAACGGCAGCCCAGGAACAAGCAGCGCCCAGGTCCAGTTGCCCATCGCAGTGCCATACAGTTCCATCAGCAGTGCAAGTGCGAACATGGTGCCGTACAGCCGGGGTGACGGACCGTAGCGGATGCACAGCAGGAAGAAGGCGAACAGCAGCAGGCTGATGGTGTCCGCTTCAAGCCACGCGAAGGACAGGACCAGACCGGCACCGAGCGCCGGAACGGCGTCCGGTAGTGACGCGGGCAACCGCTCGGTGAGCCACATGCCGAGCGCGAACAGCAGCACGTGGCCGGGCGGCACGAACAGCGGCAGATTGCCGAGCCGGTATTCGTACAGCCCCCATACCAGCGAAAGCACGATTTCTCCGAAGGTCGCCCATGCGAGGCACACCAGCCACAGCCGGCGATGGTCGGCGTCGGCGCGCCAGCACAGCAGCCCGAACAGCATCCAGGTCCAGATGGACACCACCGGCTGCGCCCAGACGAAAGCCTGCCCGTCGAGCCACAGGCCGCCGACGATGGTGAGCACGATGATGAGGGCGAAGCGTTGCGTCATGACGAGGTGGGTTCAATCACGGATGGCGTGCGCCGGAAAGGCGCGACCGGGGCGCATGGTAAACTCCGGGCCTTGAAAAATCGCGGGTTTTCCCATGTCCGGCAACACTTTGGGCACGCTGTTCTGTGTCACATCCTTTGGTGAATCGCACGGCCCGGCCATCGGCTGCGTGGTCGATGGCTGCCCGCCGGGGCTGGCGCTGACCGCTGCCGACATCCAGCACGAACTTGATCGGCGCAAGCCCGGTACATCGCGCCACGTGACGCAGCGGCGCGAACCGGATGAAGTGGAAATCCTGTCCGGCGTGTTCGAGGGTATGACAACCGGCGCGCCTATCGCATTGCTGATCCGCAACCAGGACCAGCGTTCGAAGGACTACGGCAACATTGCCGAAACCTTCCGCCCGGGTCATGCCGACTACGCTTACTGGCAGAAGTACGGCATCCGCGACCACCGCGGCGGTGGCCGTTCGTCGGCGCGCGAAACCGCAGTGCGCGTGGCGGCCGGCGCGATCGCGCGCAAGTGGCTGAAGGAGCGTTACGGCATCGACATCCATGGCTGGATGAGTCAGCTCGGTCCGCTGCGCATCACCTACCGTGAACGTGCGGCCATCTCGGACAACCCCTTCTTCGCGCCCGATGCAGCCATCGTGCCCGAACTCGAGGCCTTCATGGACACGCTGCGCAAGTCCGGCGATTCCTGCGGCGCGCGCATCGAGGTCATGGCATCCGGTGTGCCGGTCGGCTGGGGCGAGCCGGTGTACGACAGGCTGGATGCAGACATTGCACACGCGATGATGGGCATCAATGCGGTCAAGGGTGTCGAGATCGGCGCCGGTTTTGCGAGCGTCGAGCAGCGCGGCACCGAGCATTCGGACGAAATGTCGCCGCAGGGTTATCTGTCGAACAACGCCGGCGGTGTGCTCGGCGGCATTTCGACCGGGCAGGACGTGCGCGTATCGATCGCCATCAAGCCGACGTCGAGCATCCGGCTCGACCGCCATTCGATCGACAAGGCGGGCAACCCGGTCATCGTAAATACACACGGCCGGCACGACCCGTGTGTCGGCATCCGCGCCACCCCGGTGGCCGAAGCCATGCTGGCGCTGGTGCTGATCGACCATGCGCTGCGCCACCGCGCGCAGTGCGGCGACGTCGAATGTGCGACGCCGCGCATCGCCGCTGCGGCGCCGGCTGACGTGATCGCCGGCATCCGCGCGCAGCGCGACGCGGCGGTCGATGATCCGGAGCCGGACGAGGCCTGAGGCGCGTCAGCCGGCGACCGCCGGGTTCAGCGCGTACACGCCGGTCAGTTTCGCTTCACCGAGCACATGGCCAGACATTGCCTTGAGTGCATCGGCGGCGGTGAAACGTCCGTCGACCGGCAACCGCTCGACGTCCAGCGCGTACAGCGTGAACACGTAGTGATGCAGGATTTCGTCATTCCACGGCGGGCAGGGACCGTCGTAGCCGTAGTAGTCGCCCTTCATCTGCTCGTCGCCGGCAAACCAGGCCGTGTAGTCATTGATGCCCTGGCGCGTGCCGCGCGGACCGGTCGGACCCGGTTTGCCGCACGGCGTCACGTCGGACGAGAACTCACCCTCGGCGATTTCACCGGACGGGGCGAGATCGACGAGCACCCAGTGCGAAAAATCGGTCCGCGGCAGGCTTGCAGGCACGGTGCGACCTTCCTGATTGACATCGTCTGGCCGGGTCGGGACGTCCGGATCGTTGCAGATCAGCACCAGCGAGCGGGTGCCGGTCGGCAGGCCGGACCAGGCAAGGTGCGGATTGCGGTTCGCGCCCAGGCAGACATGGCCGGTGACGGCCGGAATGCAGAAGGCGTTCTCGCCCGGGATGCGGCCGTTGTCCTCGAAGTTGTTGCTCGTCAGTTTCATGCATGCCCTCCAGTCAGGATGTTGCTCGACGCGAAAAATCGCGCAGCCGGAAACCCAATGCAAACAGCGTGGCGAAATAGCTGCCTGCGCCCGCCAGAACGATCCAGATCAGGTTCAGGATGCGCGTCATCGTACCTGCGCGCAGCCAGTCGCCGGCGAGATCGGCGCTGAAGTACAACACGCCGCCCATGACGGCCAGCGCGATCAGGATTTTCAGCCAGAAAGCGGTCCATCCGGGTGCCGGCAGGTAGGCGCCGATGCGCCGCAAGCCGCGATACAGCAGCGCGGCGTTGACCAGTGATGCGAGACCGATCGACAAAGCCAGCCCGGCGTGCGCCAGCGGTTTGATGAAGGCGAGGTTCATCAGTTGCGTCAACACCAGCACGCCGAGCGCGATTTTCACCGGCGTGCGGATGTCCTGGCGGGAATAAAAGCCGGGCGCGAGCACCTTCACAAGAATCAGTCCGGTCAGGCCGACGCTGTAGGCGACCAGTGCGTTGCGCGTCTGCAGCACATCGTGCGCCGTGAACTGGCCGTGGTGAAACAGCGTCGCCACCAGCGGCGTGGCGAGAAGGGCGAGCGCCAGTGCAGCAGGCAGCGTGAGCATCAGGGTCAGGCGCAGGCCCCAGTCGAGCAGGCCGGAAAACTCGCCGGTGTTTCCGTCCGCGTGACTGCGCGACAGCGAGGGCAGCAGGATGGTACCCAGCGCCACGCCAAGCAGACCGGCCGGAAATTCCATCAGGCGATCGGCGTAATACAGCCACGACACCGATCCGCTTTCCAGGAAGGACGCGAAGATGGTGTTGATCAGCAATGAAATCTGCGACACCGACACGCCGAGGATGGCCGGCAGCATCAACTTGAAGACACGCCGCACGCCGGGGTCCTGCAGATCGAGCCTGATGCGCGGCAGCATGCCGATGCGCATCAGTGCCGGCACCTGCAGCGCCAGCTGCAATACGCCACCGATGAATACCGCCCAGGCCAGCGCCAGCACCGGCGGATCGAAGAAGGGCGCCGCGAACAGGCTCATGCCGATGAAGCTCAGGTTCAGCAGCACGGGCGTGAAAGCCGGTATCGCGAATCGGCTGAAGGTGTTCAGCACGCCGCCGGCCATCGCCACCAGCGACATGAACAGGATGTAGGGGAAAGTGATGCGGGTCAGCATGACCGTCAGGTCGAACTTTTCGGTGTCGGCCGCGAAGCCCGGGGCGGAGATGTAGATCAGCCAGGGCGCGCCGAGGATGCCGAGCAGCGTCACGCCGGTGACGATGAGCGCCAGCAGGGTCGCCACCCGATCGATCAGCGCCCGCGTATCGTCGGTGCCGCGCCGGTTGCGGTACTCGCCGAGAATGGGCACGAAGGCCTGCGAAAACGCACCTTCGGCGAACATGCGGCGCAACAGATTGGGCAGGCGGAAGGCGACGAAGAAGGCGTCGGTCGCAGCGCCCGCACCGAAAGCACGTGCGATGAAGAAGTCGCGTACGAAGCCGAGGATGCGCGACAGCAGAGTCATGCTGCTGACGGTCGCGAGTGCGCGGAGCAGATTCATCGAAAGAAGGCGATGCTGGGTCAGCGCGCACCTTACCAGAGCGCGCAGCGCGAACGTGCCTGCCGGGCGCTCGATCGGGGGCTTGCGCCGCACTGTGAGCTTATGTATATTCGCGTGTTTTCCCGAACACGAATTCGCAACATGGCCAATTCAGCACAAGCACGCAAGCGCGCCCGTCAGGCAAACGTTCGTCGCGATCACAACACGAGCCAGCGCTCCGAACTGCGCACGGCGATCAAGAATGTCCGCAAGGCGATTCTCGCCGGCGACAAGCAGGCCGCGCAGGCGATATTCCTGAAGGCACAGACGACGATCGACAGCATCGCCGACAAGAACATCATTCACAAGAACAAGGCCGCTCGCCACAAGAGCCGCCTGTCTGGCGCGATCAAGTCGATGGCCGCCGCAGCCGCCTGAGCCTCGATACGAAATGAAAAAGCCGACCTTCGGGTCGGCTTTTTCATTTTATCCGGCAGCCCTTGCGCGAACGACAGCCCGAATCAATCGGGTGCGTCGTCCGGATCAGTCATCCGGAATTCATTCGTTCTGCTGCAATTCCTTCCTTGCCGTCCGCAATCCGGACGGCGCATATCGATTGCTGCTTTGCATCTCAGGGTAGCGTGTCGCTGACCTGATAGTCGACGCGCAAGCCGTTGTCACGCGCAAAGTGCATCAGGAAGTTGTAGGCCAACGGTTCGAGGTCGTACAGCCGCGCGTCGACGAAGACACACTTTTCTCCCGTGATCCAGCAACCCGGCCGCACAAACGGTGAATAGCGCATCTTGCGCTGGCTGCCGAATGAGGACATCACGCCACACAGGCGGTCGCACCAGTCGCTGGGGCGGAACGGCCTGCCGTTGGCGGTAG
The sequence above is a segment of the Methyloversatilis sp. RAC08 genome. Coding sequences within it:
- the aroC gene encoding chorismate synthase; this translates as MSGNTLGTLFCVTSFGESHGPAIGCVVDGCPPGLALTAADIQHELDRRKPGTSRHVTQRREPDEVEILSGVFEGMTTGAPIALLIRNQDQRSKDYGNIAETFRPGHADYAYWQKYGIRDHRGGGRSSARETAVRVAAGAIARKWLKERYGIDIHGWMSQLGPLRITYRERAAISDNPFFAPDAAIVPELEAFMDTLRKSGDSCGARIEVMASGVPVGWGEPVYDRLDADIAHAMMGINAVKGVEIGAGFASVEQRGTEHSDEMSPQGYLSNNAGGVLGGISTGQDVRVSIAIKPTSSIRLDRHSIDKAGNPVIVNTHGRHDPCVGIRATPVAEAMLALVLIDHALRHRAQCGDVECATPRIAAAAPADVIAGIRAQRDAAVDDPEPDEA
- a CDS encoding YbhB/YbcL family Raf kinase inhibitor-like protein, which gives rise to MKLTSNNFEDNGRIPGENAFCIPAVTGHVCLGANRNPHLAWSGLPTGTRSLVLICNDPDVPTRPDDVNQEGRTVPASLPRTDFSHWVLVDLAPSGEIAEGEFSSDVTPCGKPGPTGPRGTRQGINDYTAWFAGDEQMKGDYYGYDGPCPPWNDEILHHYVFTLYALDVERLPVDGRFTAADALKAMSGHVLGEAKLTGVYALNPAVAG
- a CDS encoding DUF3833 domain-containing protein, which gives rise to MLWRMRSFIGALCAALLVAGCGGVAVDRYAGQTPAMDLRTYFNGTVNGWGMFQDRGGEVVKRFTVRIDARWEGDTGTLDEHFSWSDGTTSRRVWTIKDLGNGRYTGRADDVVGEATGEASGSALRWRYVLALPVDGSVYNVDFDDWMYMIDDKVMLNRSAMSKFGIHLGEVTLSFTRGAP
- the murJ gene encoding murein biosynthesis integral membrane protein MurJ: MNLLRALATVSSMTLLSRILGFVRDFFIARAFGAGAATDAFFVAFRLPNLLRRMFAEGAFSQAFVPILGEYRNRRGTDDTRALIDRVATLLALIVTGVTLLGILGAPWLIYISAPGFAADTEKFDLTVMLTRITFPYILFMSLVAMAGGVLNTFSRFAIPAFTPVLLNLSFIGMSLFAAPFFDPPVLALAWAVFIGGVLQLALQVPALMRIGMLPRIRLDLQDPGVRRVFKLMLPAILGVSVSQISLLINTIFASFLESGSVSWLYYADRLMEFPAGLLGVALGTILLPSLSRSHADGNTGEFSGLLDWGLRLTLMLTLPAALALALLATPLVATLFHHGQFTAHDVLQTRNALVAYSVGLTGLILVKVLAPGFYSRQDIRTPVKIALGVLVLTQLMNLAFIKPLAHAGLALSIGLASLVNAALLYRGLRRIGAYLPAPGWTAFWLKILIALAVMGGVLYFSADLAGDWLRAGTMTRILNLIWIVLAGAGSYFATLFALGFRLRDFSRRATS
- a CDS encoding DUF3579 domain-containing protein, producing MSALPHIDATALSIADTPANEVLSTRNADDALRDGNRAPRSFTIIGATANGRPFRPSDWCDRLCGVMSSFGSQRKMRYSPFVRPGCWITGEKCVFVDARLYDLEPLAYNFLMHFARDNGLRVDYQVSDTLP
- a CDS encoding SDR family NAD(P)-dependent oxidoreductase produces the protein MFAPLNPPLADWSGKRVWLIGASSGIGEALARRLMAQGARVALSARSADKLAALCSVSAQAAALPLDVAEPDALADAAATLTARWGGIDVVLFVAARYQAVRAWELDPADIDATLNTNVAAVMKGCAAVLPGMLAAQSGALVILSSVAGYRGLPKAIIYGATKAALINFAETLFMDVRPRGLGVHLVCPGFVETPLTAQNDFKMPALITADEAAGHILNGLARGDFHIHFPRRFTRWLLLLRLLPYRLYFAAVRRMTGL
- the rpsT gene encoding 30S ribosomal protein S20, coding for MANSAQARKRARQANVRRDHNTSQRSELRTAIKNVRKAILAGDKQAAQAIFLKAQTTIDSIADKNIIHKNKAARHKSRLSGAIKSMAAAAA